From Solanum lycopersicum chromosome 4, SLM_r2.1:
TAGGTTCtacctttctttttttaattttttttttaggtttctACCTTTCTActaacacacatatatatactaaaCCTTTGCCACCTTGATAAAATTTCTAATTACACCAATGATTCAAGTAAAACACGACTAATTAAGTTTCTTATCGTATAGagtttatttaagaaaattttttttatgttcaatattattattttatctctatCATTCGAAATCAAAACTTCTGATCAAAAGAGAACAACTTTATCCGCTACACCAAATCGTTTTATCATCATCTCATTTAAGTTAGTTGATTTGTCTATTCTTGAGTTATTGGCCACCCAATCTCCAAATCAACAAacattattaacaaaaaaagtaGAAATGGTAGAGTCCAAAAGTGCACCTCTCACCAAACTACCCCAACTGAAGTTAACCTTCAAGCTAAAGGAACCCCCCACCCTACCCCCACACCCCCACCCCTCCCATCCCTTGTCGGCAAAATACTCAAAAACACAAACTTTTCAGTATTTTCAGTTCAAGTCAAATGCTAGATTGAAGAATCTTTAACACTTGAGTTCAAGAACTCAAAAAGAACATAAAGCTCTCATTTTTACTCTTGTGTGTGTGTAAAATTGAGGTTGTGGGGTTTCAATGTTAGTCCAAGATCGTGAAGATGGTATTTCTAAATCACCAAAAGGACCAAAACCCATTAGAGAAAGATCATCAATCCCTCTATCAAGAACCCCAAATCGTTTAAATGGAGCCAAGAATCTTGATTTTTCTACATGGGTTTCTGAAAATCTTTACAAAATCCTCACCATTTTGCTCTTAATCTCTACCATTGCTATTTTCTTCTACCTTCGTAGTGCTGCTGGTGATACCACTACTCTCCTTTGCTTACAGTCAACTCAAACTCACTCCATCAGACCTGAGTTCCCTAAAATCAACTGGAATAACATTCCAGCTATCTTAGATAAGTCTACTCCTTATGCAAATTTTCGATCTGAGAAATGGGTTGTGGTTTCTGTTTCAGATTACCCGTCGGATTCGCTTAGAAAGCTTGGGAGGATCAAAGGGTGGCAGGTTCTTGCAGTTGGGAACTCGAAAACCCCTAAAGATTGGAACTTGAAAGGTACAATTTTCTTGTCTTTGGAAATGCAAGCTAAGTTAGGATTCAGGGTTGTAGATTACTTGCCTTATGATTCTTATGTTAGAAAGACTGTTGGTTATTTGTTTGCTATACAACATGGTGCTAAAAAGATTTTGGATGTGGATGATCGTGGTGATGtgattgatgatgatattggtAAACattttgatgttgaattgattgGTGAGGATGCTAGACAAGAGGTGATTTTGCAGTATAGTCATgataatcctaataggactgtGGTGAACCCATATATCCATTTTGGGCAACGGTCTGTTTGGCCGAGAGGTTTGCCATTGGAAAATGTGGGTGAAATTGGACACGAGGAGTTTTATACTGAGATTTTTGGTGGAAAGCAGCTTATCCAGCAAGGGATCTCCAATGGTTTACCGGATGTGGATTCGGTGTTCTATTTTACTAGGAAGGCAGGGTTTGAAGCATTTGATATTAGATTTGATGAGCATGCCCCGAAAGTGGCATTGCCCCAGGGTATGATGGTTCCggttaattcatttaatacgCTTTTTCATTCATCTGCATTTTGGGGTTTGATGCTCCCGGTTTCTGTTAGTACAATGGCTTCTGATGTTTTAAGAGGATATTGGACACAGAGGATGTTATGGGAGATTGGTGGGTATGTTGTGGTGTATCCTCCCACTATCCATCGGTATGATAGAATCGAGGGATACCCTTTTTCAGAAGAGAAAGATCTACACGTGAATGTTGGCCGTTTAACAAAGTTTTTGGTAGCGTGGAGATCCAGTAAACACAGGTTGTTTGAAAAGATTTTGGAGTTAAGCTATGCAATGGCTGAAGAAGGCTTTTGGACAGTGCAAGATGTCAAGTTCACTGCTGCATGGCTTCAAGATCTGCTTGCTGTTGGGTACATGCAGCCTCGGCTAATGGCTTTAGAGTTGGATCGGCCA
This genomic window contains:
- the LOC101244478 gene encoding probable glycosyltransferase STELLO2 yields the protein MLVQDREDGISKSPKGPKPIRERSSIPLSRTPNRLNGAKNLDFSTWVSENLYKILTILLLISTIAIFFYLRSAAGDTTTLLCLQSTQTHSIRPEFPKINWNNIPAILDKSTPYANFRSEKWVVVSVSDYPSDSLRKLGRIKGWQVLAVGNSKTPKDWNLKGTIFLSLEMQAKLGFRVVDYLPYDSYVRKTVGYLFAIQHGAKKILDVDDRGDVIDDDIGKHFDVELIGEDARQEVILQYSHDNPNRTVVNPYIHFGQRSVWPRGLPLENVGEIGHEEFYTEIFGGKQLIQQGISNGLPDVDSVFYFTRKAGFEAFDIRFDEHAPKVALPQGMMVPVNSFNTLFHSSAFWGLMLPVSVSTMASDVLRGYWTQRMLWEIGGYVVVYPPTIHRYDRIEGYPFSEEKDLHVNVGRLTKFLVAWRSSKHRLFEKILELSYAMAEEGFWTVQDVKFTAAWLQDLLAVGYMQPRLMALELDRPRASIGHGDRKEFVPQKLPSVHLGVEEIGTVNYEIANLIKWRKNFGNVVLIIFCSGPVERTALEWRLLYGRIFKTVIILSDQKNVDLAVEKGNLDYMYRYAPKILDRYTSAEGFLFLQDDTILNYWNLLQADKSKLWIGNKVSKSWHAVPVANKSDWFVKQADVVKKVVATMPVHLQVNYKETMRSDETLTICSSEIFYIPRRFVSDFVDLINLVGNLDVHHKVAMPMFFTAMDSPQNFDSVLNSMIYKKKSPGNLTTFYSAEAPAIHPWKVSSEQEFIKLIRVMAAGDPLLMELV